A part of Paenarthrobacter sp. A20 genomic DNA contains:
- a CDS encoding NUDIX hydrolase: MNSDTPVADQSDHPGEPVAVIAAGAIPWRINKGTLEVLLIHRPRYDDWSWPKGKLDAGETVPECAAREVWEEIGLQAPLGIPLPPIHYHVAAGLKVVRYWAVKVNGAQLRPDGKEVDSVMWCSPDRAASFLSNPTDVEPLEYLEKAHARGELDTWPLVLIRHAKAKPRSSWTKAEGDRPLAATGQRQAVAVQRLLEVWKPQRVVTSPWTRCVATIAPYAKASGAKVKLVEALTEHHHQRSPKKTAAAVEALFDKQVPIAVCTHRPALPTALKQLGQHMSQGLKALLPASDPYLTPGEVIVCQVVRGSERKIVSVEQVKPFDD; encoded by the coding sequence TTGAACAGCGATACACCCGTGGCGGATCAATCAGACCACCCCGGCGAGCCGGTGGCCGTGATCGCGGCCGGCGCCATTCCGTGGCGGATCAACAAGGGCACCCTTGAGGTCCTCCTCATCCACAGGCCCCGGTACGACGATTGGTCCTGGCCCAAAGGAAAGCTCGACGCCGGCGAAACAGTTCCGGAGTGCGCGGCCCGCGAAGTGTGGGAGGAGATCGGTCTCCAGGCCCCGTTGGGCATACCACTCCCGCCGATTCACTACCACGTTGCGGCCGGCCTGAAAGTGGTGCGGTACTGGGCTGTCAAGGTCAATGGCGCGCAGCTGAGGCCCGACGGCAAAGAAGTGGACAGCGTTATGTGGTGCAGCCCTGACCGGGCTGCCTCATTCCTGAGCAACCCGACGGATGTGGAGCCACTGGAATACCTGGAGAAAGCCCACGCCCGCGGCGAGCTGGACACATGGCCCCTGGTACTGATCCGCCATGCCAAAGCCAAGCCCCGGTCCTCCTGGACCAAGGCCGAGGGCGACCGCCCATTGGCAGCGACGGGCCAGCGTCAGGCAGTTGCCGTCCAGCGCCTTCTGGAGGTCTGGAAACCGCAACGCGTGGTGACAAGCCCGTGGACCCGCTGCGTAGCGACCATTGCCCCCTATGCCAAGGCCAGCGGTGCCAAGGTGAAACTGGTGGAGGCCCTCACGGAGCACCACCACCAGCGCTCTCCCAAAAAGACTGCTGCAGCCGTTGAGGCCTTGTTCGACAAGCAGGTGCCCATCGCGGTCTGCACACATCGTCCGGCCCTACCCACTGCCTTGAAGCAGCTGGGCCAGCACATGTCGCAGGGCCTGAAGGCGCTCCTTCCTGCCTCAGACCCGTATCTGACGCCCGGCGAAGTGATTGTCTGCCAGGTTGTCCGGGGATCCGAGCGGAAGATCGTCTCCGTGGAACAGGTCAAGCCCTTCGACGACTAG
- a CDS encoding sugar MFS transporter, giving the protein MSRWRAAVLASYAASGIAFATWVSRLPAIRDGLNLTPGGIGLLLMCMTVASFISISASGLIVLRLGPKLTTRIGSCMVGAGLVTVGFGASIVASPLVVAAGLVVLGLGTASWNTASNVEGAALERAMDRHIMPHLHGAFSLGTVAAAGFGAWAAAVHMPVFWHFLISGVVVTTSVVTAGFWFRAERTAAATHTYRPDETDTFQDPSTGPLPIIDAASPEQGPQQGKAAAPLDSKRLVALAWRDRRTLLIGVLVLGLALAEGAAGDWVALALADGHGQSDAAGAVGYGLFVTFMTIGRFAGTAILDRFGRVVVMRWCSATAVVGLALFVFSPVPWLAFVALAIWGLGASLGFPVGMSAAADDPVHAAARVSVVSTIGYGAFLCGPPLLGLLAEHFGILHSLLAPLVLLVVSFFLAPLSGQQKATSVQPDEAR; this is encoded by the coding sequence ATGTCGCGGTGGCGCGCCGCTGTTCTTGCTTCCTACGCGGCCAGCGGCATCGCTTTCGCAACGTGGGTCTCCCGCCTGCCGGCCATCCGCGACGGACTCAATCTCACGCCGGGCGGCATTGGCCTTCTGCTGATGTGCATGACCGTGGCCTCCTTCATCTCCATCTCGGCCTCGGGGCTGATCGTGCTCAGGCTGGGGCCGAAACTCACCACAAGGATCGGCAGTTGCATGGTGGGCGCCGGCTTGGTCACTGTGGGATTCGGCGCGTCCATCGTAGCGAGTCCGCTGGTGGTGGCAGCAGGCCTGGTGGTGCTCGGTCTCGGCACGGCAAGTTGGAACACCGCGTCCAATGTTGAGGGAGCCGCGCTGGAACGCGCCATGGACCGGCACATCATGCCGCATCTCCATGGAGCGTTCAGCCTTGGTACCGTGGCCGCCGCCGGGTTCGGTGCCTGGGCCGCCGCCGTGCACATGCCGGTGTTCTGGCATTTCCTGATCTCGGGCGTCGTGGTCACCACGTCCGTGGTAACCGCCGGATTCTGGTTCCGCGCCGAAAGGACAGCAGCAGCTACGCACACGTACCGGCCGGATGAGACGGACACTTTCCAGGACCCCTCCACCGGTCCGTTGCCGATCATCGATGCCGCCTCTCCCGAGCAGGGTCCCCAACAAGGCAAGGCTGCCGCTCCGCTGGACAGCAAACGGCTGGTGGCACTTGCATGGCGTGATCGCCGAACCCTCCTGATCGGCGTCCTGGTCCTCGGTTTGGCTTTGGCTGAGGGGGCCGCGGGGGATTGGGTGGCTTTGGCACTGGCCGACGGTCATGGGCAGTCCGATGCCGCCGGCGCTGTTGGCTACGGATTGTTCGTCACGTTCATGACCATCGGACGCTTCGCCGGAACCGCCATCCTGGACCGTTTTGGCCGCGTGGTGGTGATGCGGTGGTGCTCGGCCACCGCCGTCGTGGGTCTTGCCCTCTTTGTCTTCTCACCGGTTCCGTGGCTCGCGTTTGTTGCCTTGGCGATTTGGGGCCTTGGCGCCTCGCTGGGTTTCCCGGTGGGGATGTCCGCGGCTGCCGATGACCCCGTCCACGCGGCTGCCCGGGTTTCGGTGGTCTCCACCATCGGCTACGGAGCCTTCCTCTGCGGTCCGCCACTCCTGGGACTGCTGGCCGAACATTTCGGCATCCTGCATTCATTGCTGGCGCCGTTGGTGCTGCTGGTGGTCAGTTTCTTCCTGGCTCCGCTGTCCGGGCAGCAGAAGGCCACGTCCGTCCAGCCGGACGAAGCCCGTTAG
- a CDS encoding winged helix DNA-binding domain-containing protein, whose product MPSAHTDPTPRVMGRLRLASQGLLGGGFPTVAGAVRWMTAMQAQDLGSALWAVGQRVPGSRASDVRAALDAGSVVRSWPMRGTLHLLAPEDLRWILGITSDRLMNMVAGRHRELAITPDDISHCRDIAFKTMEVLTSAGGAHGATREQLFQAFEDAGQITKAQRGIHLLGSLCQRAWLVQGPMAASNGKAGVQQVFVPFEDWIPESRDLGREEGIAELLYRYLRSHGPATIKDFSWWSQVPLIEARAALKTLQDQLVELPLGGTNYWLSSETAAMLDDGVPGSRSLLALPGFDEFLLGYQDRSLVLAPEFAERVVPGKNGVFKRIMVSGGEVVGTWARPVTGKAVSVVPEPFAGQLGTAAERSFQAQGRAYVKFMNS is encoded by the coding sequence ATGCCTTCAGCCCACACCGATCCAACTCCGCGAGTTATGGGCCGACTGCGCCTGGCCAGCCAAGGACTGTTGGGCGGCGGCTTTCCAACCGTTGCTGGCGCGGTCCGTTGGATGACGGCCATGCAGGCCCAGGACCTGGGCTCGGCCCTCTGGGCGGTCGGCCAGCGTGTGCCCGGCAGCCGCGCCTCGGACGTCAGGGCAGCCCTCGATGCCGGGTCTGTGGTCCGTTCGTGGCCCATGCGCGGGACGCTCCACCTACTCGCACCGGAAGATCTCCGCTGGATCCTGGGCATCACCAGCGACCGCCTCATGAATATGGTGGCTGGCCGCCACCGTGAACTGGCGATCACGCCGGACGACATCAGCCATTGCCGCGACATTGCCTTCAAAACCATGGAGGTCCTCACGTCAGCCGGGGGCGCCCACGGCGCAACCCGGGAGCAACTCTTCCAGGCGTTCGAGGACGCGGGCCAGATCACCAAGGCGCAGCGGGGAATCCACTTGCTCGGGAGTCTTTGCCAGCGGGCGTGGCTGGTGCAGGGACCTATGGCTGCGTCAAACGGTAAAGCGGGCGTACAGCAAGTGTTCGTGCCGTTCGAGGACTGGATTCCGGAGTCGCGGGACCTCGGGCGCGAGGAGGGCATTGCGGAGCTGCTGTACCGCTACCTCCGGAGCCACGGTCCTGCGACCATCAAGGATTTCTCGTGGTGGAGCCAAGTGCCGCTCATCGAGGCACGCGCAGCCCTCAAGACGCTGCAGGACCAATTGGTCGAGTTGCCTCTCGGCGGAACCAATTATTGGTTGTCGTCGGAGACAGCAGCAATGCTCGACGACGGCGTCCCCGGCTCACGCTCGTTGCTGGCACTTCCCGGGTTCGACGAGTTCCTGCTCGGTTACCAGGACCGGAGCCTGGTCCTGGCCCCTGAGTTCGCGGAGCGTGTTGTCCCGGGAAAGAACGGTGTGTTCAAACGGATCATGGTGTCCGGGGGTGAAGTGGTGGGAACGTGGGCCAGGCCGGTCACGGGGAAAGCGGTGAGTGTGGTTCCGGAGCCGTTCGCCGGTCAGCTGGGCACGGCAGCTGAGCGTTCGTTCCAAGCTCAGGGCAGGGCGTACGTGAAGTTCATGAACAGCTGA
- a CDS encoding MaoC family dehydratase: MSPTFEELTVGQEIGTRSIDVTRQDLVKYAGASGDFNPIHWNEAFATSVELPGVIAHGMFTMGAAVQLVSDWAGDPAAVVDYQTRFTKPVLVTDTTGTDEAGAVIDVTGVVGALDADARTARIDLTVVAAGLKVLMKSQAVVKVS; encoded by the coding sequence ATGAGCCCCACATTCGAAGAACTGACTGTCGGCCAGGAAATCGGCACCCGCAGCATTGACGTCACCCGCCAGGACCTGGTCAAGTACGCAGGAGCCTCCGGTGACTTCAACCCGATCCACTGGAATGAAGCCTTCGCCACCTCCGTGGAACTGCCGGGCGTCATCGCCCACGGCATGTTCACCATGGGTGCGGCAGTGCAGTTGGTGAGCGACTGGGCAGGCGACCCGGCCGCCGTCGTCGATTACCAGACCCGTTTCACCAAGCCCGTCCTCGTCACCGACACCACGGGAACCGATGAGGCCGGCGCTGTCATCGACGTCACCGGTGTGGTGGGAGCGCTCGACGCCGATGCCCGCACCGCGCGCATCGACCTCACCGTAGTGGCCGCTGGACTGAAGGTCCTCATGAAGTCGCAGGCGGTCGTGAAGGTCTCTTGA
- a CDS encoding NF038396 family protein, whose amino-acid sequence MLKKPETLFVLGYMLLPLFALISAIVGLTMILGGNKIAGIIVLVVLTQVFTFGAFFALRKRKALLLQGHDAGH is encoded by the coding sequence ATGCTGAAGAAACCTGAAACCCTGTTCGTGCTGGGCTATATGCTGCTGCCGCTCTTCGCCCTGATCTCCGCCATTGTGGGACTGACCATGATCCTGGGGGGCAACAAAATTGCCGGGATCATCGTGCTGGTCGTTCTCACGCAGGTGTTCACGTTTGGTGCCTTCTTCGCCTTGCGCAAGCGCAAGGCCCTTTTGCTGCAAGGGCACGACGCCGGCCACTAG
- the asd gene encoding aspartate-semialdehyde dehydrogenase codes for MTTAANPSVGLVGWRGMVGSVLMHRMQEENDFANINPVFFSTSNAGGAAPSFADGAGKLEDAFDIETLAKLPIIVTAQGGDYTKQVHGELRNRGWDGLWIDAASTLRMNDDSIIVLDPINRDVIDAGLSGGVKDFIGGNCTVSCMLMGLGGLFKNNLVEWGTSMTYQAASGGGARHMRELLNQFGTLNNEVSSELEDPASAILEIDHKVLAAQRNGVDATQFGVPLAGSLIPWIDADLGNGQSKEEWKAGVETNKILGTGNGTAGKDHIAMDGLCVRIGAMRSHSQALTLKLREDLSVTEIENLLAKDNEWAKVVPNTKEASMADLTPVAASGTLDIPVGRIRKLEMGPEYISAFTVGDQLLWGAAEPLRRMLNIVTGKL; via the coding sequence ATGACTACAGCAGCTAATCCGTCCGTTGGACTGGTCGGTTGGCGTGGCATGGTCGGCTCCGTCCTGATGCACCGCATGCAGGAAGAGAACGACTTCGCCAACATCAACCCGGTATTTTTCTCCACCTCGAACGCAGGAGGTGCCGCCCCTTCCTTCGCTGATGGGGCAGGCAAGCTCGAGGACGCGTTCGATATTGAGACCCTGGCCAAGCTGCCGATTATTGTCACCGCCCAGGGCGGCGACTACACCAAGCAGGTCCACGGCGAACTGCGCAACCGTGGCTGGGACGGCCTCTGGATTGACGCCGCCTCCACCTTGCGCATGAATGACGACTCGATCATCGTGCTGGACCCCATCAACCGCGACGTCATCGATGCCGGCCTCTCCGGCGGAGTGAAGGACTTCATCGGCGGAAACTGTACGGTCTCCTGCATGCTCATGGGCCTCGGTGGCCTGTTCAAGAACAACCTCGTGGAGTGGGGCACCTCCATGACGTACCAGGCTGCCTCCGGTGGCGGCGCACGCCACATGCGCGAGCTCCTGAACCAGTTCGGCACCCTCAACAACGAGGTCAGCAGCGAACTGGAGGATCCCGCGTCGGCGATCCTGGAAATCGACCACAAGGTCCTCGCTGCCCAGCGCAACGGTGTTGACGCCACACAGTTCGGCGTTCCGCTGGCCGGGTCCCTGATTCCGTGGATCGATGCCGACCTCGGCAACGGCCAGTCCAAGGAAGAGTGGAAAGCCGGCGTCGAAACCAACAAGATCCTCGGCACCGGCAACGGCACTGCCGGCAAGGACCACATCGCCATGGACGGACTGTGTGTCCGCATTGGCGCCATGCGCTCCCACTCCCAGGCCCTCACGCTCAAGCTGCGCGAAGACCTGTCCGTGACGGAGATCGAGAACCTCCTGGCCAAGGACAACGAGTGGGCCAAGGTTGTTCCCAACACCAAGGAAGCCTCCATGGCCGACCTGACCCCCGTGGCTGCATCCGGCACGCTGGACATCCCCGTGGGACGTATCCGCAAGCTCGAAATGGGTCCGGAATACATCAGTGCCTTCACTGTTGGCGACCAGCTTCTGTGGGGTGCCGCCGAGCCACTGCGCCGCATGCTCAACATTGTCACCGGCAAGCTCTAG
- a CDS encoding dihydrofolate reductase codes for MSTPSSGTPSQLPAVIFTQETAGRMTGIGMVWAQAKSGVIGKDGTMPWHLPEDLKHFSQLTTGHPVIMGRKTWESFPEKYRPLPGRTNIVVTRSAEWASTPEAEGAVVVSSLDDALLESQFAPGGQKVWIIGGGEIFEQSMGIANLAVITIIDTDVEGDTYAPRLGDDWTFDTVAPPEGWLTAKNGTNYRFTTWRRTES; via the coding sequence ATGAGCACTCCTTCCTCCGGGACTCCTTCCCAGCTGCCCGCCGTCATCTTCACCCAGGAAACCGCTGGCCGCATGACGGGCATTGGGATGGTGTGGGCCCAGGCAAAGTCCGGCGTGATCGGCAAGGACGGCACCATGCCGTGGCACCTGCCCGAAGACCTGAAGCACTTCAGCCAGCTCACTACGGGTCACCCCGTCATCATGGGGCGCAAGACGTGGGAGTCCTTTCCCGAAAAGTACCGTCCGCTCCCGGGCCGTACCAATATCGTGGTGACGCGCAGCGCCGAGTGGGCGTCCACCCCCGAGGCGGAAGGCGCCGTCGTGGTTTCTTCGCTTGACGATGCGTTGCTGGAATCCCAATTTGCGCCCGGCGGCCAGAAGGTCTGGATCATCGGGGGCGGCGAGATCTTTGAGCAGTCCATGGGCATCGCCAACCTTGCGGTCATCACCATCATTGATACCGATGTGGAGGGTGACACCTACGCGCCCCGGCTGGGTGATGATTGGACCTTTGACACCGTGGCGCCGCCCGAGGGGTGGCTCACCGCCAAGAACGGCACAAACTACCGGTTCACAACGTGGCGCCGGACCGAAAGCTAG
- a CDS encoding UDP-N-acetylmuramate dehydrogenase, with product MTQTLLSDLTTAAVGGPAGNYVEARTEAEIIDAVRSADAADEKLLIIGGGSNLLISDEGYPGTVLKIASEGFTVNSEDSCGGVSVVVQAGHNWDALVEHSVLHAWSGLEALSGIPGATGATPVQNVGAYGADVSQTIAAVRTWDRERNAVQTFTNSELTFGYRDSILKQTTVEGSPRYVVLTVEFQLPLGRMSAPIRYAELARVLGVEAGKRAYSNDVRREVLRLRASKGMVLDAADRDTYSTGSFFTNPIVAAGHAAELPENAPQFPAGTDGMVKLSAAWLIDQAGFGKGFGLETSSVSGGRASLSTKHTLAITNRGSASAADMVAIAREVQAGVVERFGIELHPEPLLIGVSL from the coding sequence GTGACCCAAACACTGCTTTCCGACTTGACCACAGCCGCCGTCGGCGGCCCCGCAGGGAACTATGTTGAGGCCCGCACCGAGGCTGAAATTATCGACGCCGTCAGGTCCGCCGACGCTGCCGACGAGAAACTCCTGATCATCGGAGGCGGCTCCAACCTCCTGATTTCCGACGAAGGCTACCCCGGCACCGTCCTGAAGATCGCGTCAGAAGGCTTCACCGTGAACTCGGAGGACAGCTGCGGCGGCGTTTCGGTGGTGGTGCAGGCGGGCCACAACTGGGATGCACTGGTGGAACACTCCGTGCTGCACGCTTGGTCCGGGTTGGAGGCATTATCCGGAATTCCGGGAGCCACGGGAGCCACTCCAGTACAGAACGTGGGCGCCTATGGTGCGGACGTTTCACAAACCATTGCCGCTGTGCGCACCTGGGACCGCGAACGCAATGCGGTGCAGACCTTCACCAACTCCGAGCTCACGTTCGGGTACCGCGATTCGATCCTGAAGCAGACCACGGTGGAGGGCTCGCCCCGCTATGTGGTGCTGACGGTCGAGTTCCAGTTGCCGCTGGGACGGATGAGCGCCCCCATCCGCTACGCCGAACTGGCCAGGGTGCTGGGCGTTGAGGCCGGAAAACGCGCCTACTCCAACGATGTCCGGAGGGAAGTCCTGCGGCTTCGAGCATCCAAGGGCATGGTCTTGGACGCTGCGGATCGGGACACCTATTCGACCGGTTCCTTCTTCACCAACCCGATCGTGGCCGCCGGGCATGCCGCGGAGTTACCGGAGAACGCTCCACAGTTCCCCGCGGGAACGGATGGAATGGTGAAGCTCTCCGCTGCGTGGCTGATCGACCAGGCAGGATTCGGAAAGGGCTTCGGACTCGAGACGTCCAGCGTTTCGGGTGGCAGGGCCTCCCTGTCCACCAAGCACACACTGGCCATAACCAACCGGGGTTCTGCGTCGGCTGCGGACATGGTTGCCATCGCACGTGAGGTGCAGGCCGGCGTCGTCGAACGTTTTGGTATTGAGTTGCACCCGGAACCGTTATTGATCGGTGTCAGTCTCTAG
- a CDS encoding thymidylate synthase, with the protein MSIPTPYEDLLRDVMANGTHKSDRTGTGTRSVFGRQLRFDLAESFPLITTKRVHFKSVAVELLWFLRGDSNVKWMQDQGVSIWDEWADADGELGPVYGVQWRSWPTPDGGHIDQISELMANLAANPDSRRHIVSAWNVSELKDMALPPCHAFFQFYVADGKLSCQLYQRSADTFLGVPFNIASYALLTRMVAQQLGLEPGEFVWTGGDVHVYDNHVDQVAQQLSREPYEYPQLKILRKPDSIFDYTLDDFEVVDYRHHPTIKAPIAV; encoded by the coding sequence GTGAGCATCCCCACCCCTTATGAAGACCTTCTGCGCGACGTCATGGCCAACGGCACGCACAAGTCGGACCGCACCGGAACCGGAACGCGCAGCGTTTTTGGCCGCCAATTGAGGTTCGACCTTGCCGAAAGCTTCCCGCTCATCACTACCAAGCGGGTCCACTTCAAGTCCGTGGCAGTAGAGCTCCTGTGGTTCCTGCGAGGCGACTCGAACGTGAAGTGGATGCAGGACCAGGGCGTCTCCATCTGGGACGAATGGGCTGACGCAGATGGCGAACTCGGCCCCGTCTATGGGGTGCAGTGGCGCAGTTGGCCTACTCCCGACGGTGGCCACATCGACCAAATCTCCGAGCTCATGGCCAACCTGGCCGCCAACCCCGATTCACGTCGGCACATTGTCTCTGCCTGGAACGTTTCCGAGCTCAAAGACATGGCACTGCCACCTTGCCATGCCTTCTTCCAGTTCTATGTGGCCGACGGCAAGCTGTCCTGCCAGCTGTACCAGCGCTCCGCGGACACCTTCCTGGGCGTACCGTTCAACATTGCTTCCTACGCGCTGCTGACGCGCATGGTCGCGCAGCAGCTTGGCCTCGAGCCCGGTGAATTCGTCTGGACCGGCGGCGACGTGCACGTCTACGACAACCACGTGGACCAGGTTGCCCAGCAGCTCAGCCGTGAGCCCTACGAATACCCGCAGCTGAAGATCCTTCGAAAGCCCGACTCGATCTTCGACTACACGCTGGACGACTTCGAAGTTGTGGACTACCGCCACCACCCCACCATCAAGGCGCCGATCGCCGTATGA
- a CDS encoding RNA degradosome polyphosphate kinase, producing MQPDPVGTAGSTSKGATLPPRFGSSEVPASRATQDRIDIPEFAPSLVPEGDISPDRFLDRELSWLAFNSRVLELAEDPDLFLLERVSFLSIFASNLDEFFMVRVAGLKRRIATGLAVPSPAGLSPIEVLEQISEEAHRLQERHARVFAEQIRPALAYEHIHLMHWHELDEDARHRISIMFQEKVFPILTPLAVDPAHPFPYISGLSLNLAVIVSNPISDKELFARVKVPDQLPRLISVDGPRAGAIPGRVARFIALEEVIAVHLDKLFPGMEVLEHHTFRVTRNEDLEVEEDDAENLLQALEKELLRRRFGPPVRLEVTTDINPNIKALLIRELGVEESEVYSVPAPLDLRGLSAISGIDRADLHYPKHVPHTSRYLNESETSKAANVFAAMRRRDILLHHPYDSFSTSVQAFLEQAAADPKVQAIKQTLYRTSGDSPIVDALIDAAEAGKQVLALVEIKARFDEQANISWARKLEQAGVHVVYGIVGLKTHCKLSLVVRQEVDGLRRYCHIGTGNYHPRTARYYEDLGLLTANEQVGEDLSKLFNQLSGYAPKSTFKRLLVAPRSVRAGLVDRIEAEIRNARAGIPGLVQIKVNSMVDEAIIDALYRASQAGVKVDVVVRGICSLRPGVPGLSENITVRSILGRFLEHSRVFAFGNGGEPVVYIGSADMMHRNLDRRVEALVQLASKEDTATVMDLMRRYVDDGTASWHLNDHGHWTRHHQDEDGKPLLDMQSWLLESRSRQRASARR from the coding sequence ATGCAGCCGGACCCCGTCGGCACCGCCGGATCCACCTCTAAGGGCGCAACACTGCCCCCGCGCTTCGGGTCCTCGGAAGTGCCGGCCTCGCGGGCCACCCAGGACCGCATCGACATTCCGGAGTTCGCCCCGAGCCTTGTGCCGGAGGGGGATATCTCCCCGGACCGCTTCCTGGACCGCGAACTCAGCTGGCTGGCGTTCAACTCACGTGTGCTGGAGCTCGCTGAGGATCCGGACCTTTTCCTGCTGGAACGCGTCAGCTTCCTGTCGATCTTCGCTTCCAACCTGGACGAGTTCTTCATGGTTCGGGTGGCCGGCCTCAAGCGGCGCATCGCCACGGGTTTGGCCGTACCCTCCCCCGCAGGCCTGAGCCCCATTGAGGTGCTGGAGCAGATCAGCGAGGAAGCCCACAGGCTTCAGGAGCGCCATGCACGGGTCTTCGCCGAGCAGATCCGTCCGGCCCTGGCCTACGAGCACATCCACCTCATGCACTGGCATGAGCTCGATGAGGATGCCCGCCACCGGATCAGCATCATGTTCCAGGAGAAGGTCTTCCCCATCCTGACACCGCTGGCCGTGGACCCTGCGCACCCCTTCCCCTACATCTCGGGGCTGTCCCTGAACCTTGCAGTGATCGTGAGCAACCCGATCAGCGACAAGGAACTCTTCGCCCGCGTAAAGGTTCCGGACCAGCTCCCGCGCCTCATTTCCGTGGATGGACCGCGCGCGGGTGCCATCCCGGGCCGGGTTGCCAGGTTCATTGCGCTGGAAGAAGTCATCGCCGTCCACCTGGACAAGCTCTTCCCCGGGATGGAGGTCCTGGAGCACCACACCTTCCGCGTCACCCGCAACGAGGACCTGGAAGTTGAAGAGGACGACGCCGAGAACCTCCTGCAGGCTTTGGAAAAGGAACTGCTGCGCCGGCGCTTCGGTCCTCCCGTGCGGCTTGAAGTCACCACGGACATCAACCCGAACATCAAGGCGCTGCTGATTCGGGAACTTGGCGTCGAGGAGTCCGAGGTCTATTCCGTTCCGGCACCTCTTGACCTCCGTGGGCTGTCGGCGATCAGCGGTATCGACCGCGCCGATCTCCACTACCCCAAGCACGTACCCCACACCTCCCGGTACCTGAACGAGTCTGAGACCTCCAAGGCAGCGAACGTCTTTGCCGCCATGCGCCGCAGGGACATCCTGCTCCACCACCCATACGACTCCTTCTCCACCTCCGTTCAGGCATTCCTGGAACAGGCGGCCGCGGATCCCAAGGTGCAGGCCATCAAGCAGACCCTGTACCGGACCTCCGGCGACTCCCCCATCGTGGATGCCCTGATCGATGCCGCCGAGGCAGGCAAGCAGGTCCTGGCCCTTGTGGAGATCAAGGCGCGCTTTGATGAGCAGGCCAACATTTCCTGGGCCCGCAAACTGGAACAGGCCGGCGTTCACGTGGTGTACGGCATCGTCGGCCTGAAGACCCACTGCAAGTTGTCACTGGTGGTCCGGCAGGAAGTGGACGGCCTGCGCCGCTACTGCCACATCGGCACCGGCAACTACCACCCGCGTACGGCCCGCTACTACGAAGACCTCGGCTTGCTGACGGCCAATGAGCAGGTGGGCGAGGACCTGTCCAAGCTGTTCAACCAGCTCTCCGGCTATGCGCCGAAGTCAACGTTCAAGAGGCTGCTTGTAGCGCCCCGTTCCGTCCGTGCGGGTTTGGTGGACAGGATCGAAGCTGAGATCCGCAATGCACGCGCCGGCATCCCGGGCCTCGTGCAGATCAAGGTCAACTCGATGGTGGACGAAGCCATCATCGACGCCCTCTACCGCGCTTCGCAGGCCGGTGTGAAGGTTGACGTCGTGGTGCGCGGCATCTGCTCGCTGCGGCCGGGAGTCCCGGGACTCAGCGAGAACATCACCGTCCGCTCCATCCTCGGCCGCTTCCTGGAGCACTCACGTGTCTTTGCCTTTGGCAACGGCGGCGAGCCCGTGGTGTACATCGGTTCCGCCGACATGATGCACCGCAACCTGGACCGCCGCGTGGAAGCCCTGGTTCAGTTGGCCAGCAAGGAAGACACCGCAACGGTCATGGACCTCATGCGCCGCTACGTCGATGACGGGACCGCCAGCTGGCACCTGAACGATCACGGACACTGGACCAGGCATCACCAGGACGAGGACGGCAAGCCGTTGCTGGACATGCAGTCCTGGCTCCTGGAGTCGCGTTCACGCCAGCGTGCATCGGCCCGGCGGTAG
- a CDS encoding GntR family transcriptional regulator — MTAGITVDLADPVPPYEQIRRQLSSLIAVGVLEPGSRLPTVRSLAADLGIAAGTVARAYKELEQSGLIESRRRNGTVVVGPPHAPDGAVRADAAVISAVDGLIRTARAAGIGDDTLIDLLRGRLASKLEE, encoded by the coding sequence ATGACCGCCGGGATCACAGTCGACCTGGCGGATCCCGTCCCGCCGTACGAGCAGATCCGCCGCCAGCTCAGTTCCCTGATTGCCGTCGGAGTGCTGGAGCCTGGAAGCCGCCTGCCCACGGTCCGCAGCCTGGCAGCGGACCTGGGCATTGCTGCAGGCACCGTGGCCCGTGCCTACAAGGAACTCGAGCAGTCCGGGCTGATTGAATCACGACGGCGGAACGGGACTGTCGTCGTCGGGCCACCCCACGCGCCGGACGGCGCTGTTCGCGCGGACGCGGCGGTGATCTCCGCCGTCGACGGTTTGATCCGGACGGCGCGGGCCGCGGGCATTGGTGACGACACTCTCATTGATCTTCTCCGAGGACGGCTGGCAAGTAAGCTTGAGGAGTGA